The Microbulbifer sp. YPW1 genome contains the following window.
GGCGAGGGCGGAGAGCTGGGTGGCCTGCTGTGCGCGGAAATGCAACAGGCCGCGGGTTTTCAGTTGCAGCCAGGCTCCACCGTGCATGGCGAGCATGGCGACCGACAGCAGCCCGCAGATCAGGGCAAAGGGATGGAGCAGCGTCCAGAACGAGCCGTGGTAGCTGGGGCGCAGCAGGTCGTCCAGCTCAAACGGCAGCCCGAGCATCAGGTTGCCGAACGCCACGCCGAAAATCAGTGGTGGCACTACGCCGCCGATGGTCAGTCCCCAGTCCCACAGGTTGCGCCAGCGCGGGTCGTCAATTTTTGAGCGGTAGTCGAAGCCCACAGGCCTGAAGAACAGCGCGCACAGGGTGATCATCAGCGCAGCGTACAGTCCGGAAAAGGCGGCGGCATAGACCATCGGCCAGGCGGCAAAGATGGCGCCGCCTGCGGTAACGAACCACACCTGGTTTCCCTCCCAGTGTGGGCCGACGGTATTGATCATGATGCGCCGGTCCATGTCGGTTTTACCGATTACCCGGAGCAACATCCCCACGCCCATATCGAAGCCGTCTGTCAGCGCAAAGCCGATCAGTAGCACGCCGATCAGGGCCCACCAGATCAGTTTCAGCGTTTCATAATCCATAGCGCGTCTCCTCTCTGGTTCAGGCCTGGGCCCCGGGTTTATTCGCCGACAGCTCAAAATGGTATTTGCCGGTCCCGAGGCTGGATGGCCCGAGTCGGGTGAAGCGCAGCATCAGGTATACCTCGGCCACGGCCAGCGCGGTATAGAAAGCGATAATGGCGGTCAGGCTGCCGAGCACCTCCCCGCGGGTAATGGAGGAGGCGGACATATAGGTGGGAAGCACTTCGGCGATGGACCAGGGCTGGCGACCGTACTCGGCCACAATCCAGCCGCACTCCGCCGCGATCCACGGTAGCGGTAGGGACCATAGGCAGGCGTAAAGCACTGCGCGATTACCGGCGCTGCGGTGGCGCGCTGACTGGATGAAGGCGGCGGTAAACACGAACAGCATGATAAACCCGGCCCCGACCATAATCCGGAAGGTCCAGAACAGGGGGGCTACCCGGGGAATGGAGTGCTCCGCTGCCTGCTTGATCTGTTCTTCGGTGGCGTCGGTGATGTTTTCTGTATAGCGTTTCAGCAACAGGCCGTACCCGAGGTCGTACTGCATGTCGGCAAAGGCGTTGCGGGTTTCCTGGCTGGTGTCCCCGGCGCGCAGTTTCTGTAGCAGGTCATAGGCCTGAATACCCCGGCGGATACGTTGTTCGTTTTCCGGAATGATGCGATCAAAACCCGTCACCTCCTCGTCGAGGGAGCGGGTGGCAATCAGTCCCAGTGCCCAGGGGATCTGGATCTGGAAGCTGTTTTTCTTTCCCTCCTGATTGGGGAAGGCAATCAGGGTAAACGAGGCTGGGGGCTCCTGGGTTTCCCATTCGGCCTCGATGGCTGCCAACTTGACCTTCTGTATGTCGCCGACGGTGTAGCCGCTTTCATCCCCGAGCACGATCACAGAAAGAATCGACGCCAGGCCAAAACTGGAGGCGATCGCAAAGGAGCGCCGTGCGAAGGGAATATCCCTTTTCCTCAGCAAATAGTAGGAAGACACGCTGAGCACAAACATGGCGCCGGTCACGTAACCTGCGGCTACCGTATGTACAAACTTGACCTGCGCCACCGGATTGAACAGCACATCGCTGAAGCTGGACAGCTCCATACGCATGGTTTCGAAATTGAATTCCGCACCGATCGGATACTGCATCCAGCCATTGGCAATCAGAATCCACAATGCCGACAAGTTGGAGCCGATGGCCACCAACCAGGTGCAGGTCAGGTGCTGCACCTTGCTCAATCTGTCCCAACCGAAGAAGAAAAGGCCGATAAACGTCGACTCGAGGAAAAATGCCATCAAGCCCTCGATGGCCAGGGGCACACCAAAAATATCGCCGACATAGTGGGAGTAATAACTCCAGTTGGTGCCGAACTGGAATTCGAGTGTCAGGCCGGTGGTGACCCCCAGGGCGAAGTTGATCCCGAACAGCTTGCCCCAGAACTTGGTCATGTCCTTGTAGATGGCCTTGCCCGTCAGTACATAACAGGACTCCATGATCGCGAGAATAAACGACAGGCCAAGCGTCAGTGGTACAAACAGAAAGTGGTACAGGGCTGTCAGCGCGAACTGCAGGCGGGACAGATCCACTACGGTTTCATCGATCACTTAACGCTCCTTGTCTTGGTGACCTGATTCGGCGGAGTGCGAAGCTGGCACGGGTGCATCTTCGTCGGGTTCAATGTCCGGCCGGATTTCAGGAAAAAAGCGAGCCGGGTCAGGCGCTGCACGCTCCGGGGGCGGAGAGAAGAAATAGATTTTGATCAGGGTGATCAGAATGAGCTTGATGATCAGAACCGCGCCGAGTTCGATCAACAGGCGACGGTCGGAAAGCGTCATGGTGTTCCCGTCTGGTTTTCCACAAAAAAGGCGCCGCGCGGCCCAATATTAGCAGCGGTACCCGAGAGTGGCGGGTGACTGATGCCTTTTGGCGGGTAAAGCCGAAAACTGACGTAACTTGCTTTATATCGCTGTGTGAAGCGGGCCTTTAAGTAGCCGGGTGTCAGGCAAAGCGGTGGTCAACAAAGGGGGGGGCGGGCAACAGGCCGCATACCCGCAGTGCCAAACCAAGGTTGCTGAGCACGCTCTGCGCAAGATTCTGGGGGCGGTACGCCATGGGAGCCTCTTCATTTCTTGATTTTTATGGGTTACTGGTTGGTCGAAATAAAGCTCGTCCGGGCTCCGTGGTATTACCAGTTTTCGTGTGTTAAAACCCGATATCTGTTGGTTTTCACTGTGTTAGTATCGGTTTCCATAAGAAGTGGTAAGTCCAAAATTGCGAGGCGGTCTGTTTACCTCCATGTTGGCAGGCCGGTTGCGCCAAATGTCCTGTTTAGCAACGAATACGAATAAAGAGAGAAGACACGTAGGAATACCTATGTCGCACAAGATCTATCGTTATCACAACGGCAGCCAGCTGTGCTGGAAACAGGCACTGCGCTGGTTGGCACTGCCGGTAATCACCCTGGTCGGAATACTGCTATTGCTACCATCCTCAGTGCAGTCCGCAGCCGGTTATCCGGTGGACGATTCATTCAATCTTCACGCCGCCTTTAACAAGGCCCGCAAGACCTATCCCCGGATCAGCATTGCCAATGTGGTACCCGATCCATCTACCGTGGTGCAGAGGGGCGTGGTCTATCGCCAGCTGGGTGAGCGCACTCTGCATCTGGATATTTTCCGTCCCGAGTCTGCCGGGGCTGACGCGCGGCGCCCGGCCGTCTTGCTGGTGCACGGTGGCGGCTGGCGCTCGGGCAACCAGACACTGCAGGAGCCCATGGCGATTTACCTCGCGAACCGCGGTTTCGTAACGGCCACGGTAGAGTACCGCCTGTCAGTGGAGGCCCGTTACCCGGCAGGGGTGCAGGATGTCAAAGCGGCCTTGGGATGGCTGCGCAATCACGCGGACGAATACGGCATCGACCCGCAGCGCGTTGCGATTTTGGGCGCGTCTTCCGGTGCCCAGATGGCCACCCTGGTGGGGGTGGCCCCGGGAATGGAGGTATTTGAAACTGCCGAATCCAGCGGCCTGGACCGAATCCAGGCGATCGTAAACCTGGATGGCATCGTTAGCTTCACTACACCAATGGCACTGAAGTATGAAAATGCGCCACACAAGAACCCGTCAGCGGCGGGTGCCTGGTTTGGTGGACGCTATCAGGAGGTGCCGGAGCTTTGGAGACAGGCTTCACCGCTGGAATATGCCGGTGTGGGCTCGCCGCCCACGCTGTTTATCAACAGCAGTCTGCCGCGCTTTCACGCCGGGCGCGACGCCTATATTGAAAAGCTCGCGGCCGCCGATATCCCCACCGAGGTGATGACCCACGACGACTCTCCGCACCCTTACTGGCTGTTTGAGCCCTGGTTTACCCCTTCCGCTGAAAAGGTGGCGGAATTTCTGCAACGGACGTTGAAATAACCGTAAATAACGGTCGCAACCGGCCGAATTTGCTGGATATACTCGCGCGAATTGCCCCTGGCTTCTTGGGGCCTGCGAGCAAATCTACCTTCTCCTGATCGCGTGGAGTCCGTGCCCAATGCAACAGTCCGAACAGTTTATCGATCTCCTCAAACTACTGGTGCGCAGCCCCAGCGTCGTGGGAGCCGAACATTCCTTTTTCCGGGTATTGCAACGGGAACTGGAAGAGCGCGGCGCCCAGGTGACCTGGTACGAAGGGTTGCTGGTTGCTCAGGGGCGGCGCCCGCACAGTGCCAAATTTTCCGCACATATCGATCGTCACGGTCTGATCTGTACCGGTCCCAACGAGTTCCAGTACGCCGCGTTTGTTTCCGGTCGCCGTTCAGACCTGCTGGGTAACTCCGTATCGGAAAAGCTGATGACGAAAATTGTCGATCGGTTTCAGGGCGTTCCCGTAACCGCCTACGAGCCCTGGTCGGGTTCCTATTTTGGCTCCGGTGAAATCCGGCGGGCCTATGTGTGCAGTTACCGCAACAACCTGATTTTTGAAGTGGCCGGGTTGGAGCACGTCGTCGCCGGCACTCCGGTGGCGTTTACCGATCGCCTGAAAATCAGTGACGGCATTTTAAGTGCGCAACTGGATAACGTGCTCACCGCAGCACACCTGGTGCACCTGTACAGTCTCGGCTTCCAGGGCACCGCATTTTTTACCGCGCAGGAGGAGTCTGGCAGCAGCTGGCGCTATCTGCTGGAGTGGTTCCGTCGCTTCAACGGCGGTACCGAGAAACTTATTGTGGTGGACACCAGTCCCTATCCCGATCGCACCAGCGCCGACGCCCAGCAGGTGGTGCTGCGGCGGCGGGACGCCAATGCGGAGTTTCATCGGGTAACCACCGAGGGGCTGGCTGCCTTGTGCGAATCGAAGGGAATTTCGTACAGCTTCAAAGATACGTATATCGAGGCGCAGAACCGGAAAGCGCTGGCAGAAGGTCTTGAGCCCCAGTCGCTGGGCAGTACCGAGTTGGGGCGAATTGCCGCGGCCTCATCTGGTTTTGTGCAGGGCACCACGTTGCAGATTCCCACCACTGGCTATCACACCATGGAGGAGTCTGCATCACTGGCCGCTAACAGCGCGTTCAGTGAACTGCTGTTTGCCCTGGCCAGTGAGAACTAAAAGGACGCTCAGAACTCGTCTGCGATCTGGTAGCGATTGCAGCGGTTGTTGCAGTAGGGACGGTCCGAGCGCAGTTTGCCGGATTCCGGGTGTACGGTGAGCTGGCGTTTTTTCTGCCCGTGGTATGCCACCACATTCCAGTAACCATTGCGGAAATACATATTCGAGAAGGAGTGGAAGCCGAGCCTCTGTAAACGCAGTCGTACCGCGCCGGCGCTGAGGGCAATCTCCGACGGCGTGCCGCCATCCAGGTCAGGACCGTACAGATGGGGTGGTATCTGACCGGGCGATGGTCCAGAAAACTGGAAGTCATTGGCGCTGAACGGCCCCGGTTGCTGGGCGTAAGCGCCTGCGTTCAGCACCACCAAGAAGGTGAACGATAAGGTTTTCACGGTCAGGCTTGTGCGATGTCCGGACGTGGCAAACGGCATGGCTTTCCCCAAATTGCCTTTATCAGAAGATTGATAGGGTGCGGGACGACCGGGTCCAAGGGGTTTTTGTGCTGCCGGCGGAGACGTTGAGAGCTGCGTTGGCAGATGCGGTGAATGGAGTCTTGGCTGCGGTGGCCCTGACGGCACGGAATCGCCGGTCACCGGGGAACTGCTAAAATGGCGCGCTATTTATCATTATAAGTGAGAAATGGCGCCAATCATGACTCTGCATTCCCTTTTTCGTCGCTTCGGCGCGGTCCTGCTCGGCTTTGCTGGCAGCACCGGGGCCCTCGCCGCTGACCCGCTCAACGTTACCGGCGACAAGTTCCGCCAGCTGGAAGAGCTCCTGCCCACCCCGAATATCTACCGTGCCGCCTCCGGTGCGCCGGGCCACGCCTACTGGCAGCAGCAGGCAGACTACGACATCAAGGTCTCCCTGGACGACGACAAGCAGCGTATCAGTGCGTCCGAAACCATCACCTACAAGAACAACTCCCCGGATACCCTGCGCTACCTGTGGCTGCAGCTGGACCAGAACCGCTTCAAGCCCAACTCTTCCGGCAACCTGGCGGCGCCTGTAGACGTGCAGTCCATCGCCCCGGACACCATTCCGTTCGGCAGCTTCCGCCGCGAAGTGGTTTCTGCGGAGTTTGACGGTGGTTACCAGATTACCAAGGTGGCCGATGCCCGGGGCCGCGACCTGCGTCATACCATTGTTGATACCGGCATGCGCATCGACCTGCCGCAGCCGCTGAAGTCCGGGGAAAGCGTGAGCTTCCGCGTGGACTGGGAATACAACATCATCGAGCAGAAGGCGCTGGGTGGCCGTTCCGGCTACGAGTACTTCGAGCGCGACGGCAATTACCTGTACGAGATCGCCCAGTGGTTCCCGCGCATGGC
Protein-coding sequences here:
- the cydB gene encoding cytochrome d ubiquinol oxidase subunit II, producing MDYETLKLIWWALIGVLLIGFALTDGFDMGVGMLLRVIGKTDMDRRIMINTVGPHWEGNQVWFVTAGGAIFAAWPMVYAAAFSGLYAALMITLCALFFRPVGFDYRSKIDDPRWRNLWDWGLTIGGVVPPLIFGVAFGNLMLGLPFELDDLLRPSYHGSFWTLLHPFALICGLLSVAMLAMHGGAWLQLKTRGLLHFRAQQATQLSALAVIGLFVLAGIWLLVGIDGMHIVDIKPLGDKLNPLMKTVAYGNDGWQANYSAHPLLWAIPLLGILMAAATWLFARAESALVFLSSSLAVTSVILTAGIALFPFVLPSSRDPNMSLTLWDATSSELTLGLMFAAAVIFVPIILLYTLWCYRKMFGRVTKEYIEDNSHSSY
- a CDS encoding cytochrome ubiquinol oxidase subunit I gives rise to the protein MIDETVVDLSRLQFALTALYHFLFVPLTLGLSFILAIMESCYVLTGKAIYKDMTKFWGKLFGINFALGVTTGLTLEFQFGTNWSYYSHYVGDIFGVPLAIEGLMAFFLESTFIGLFFFGWDRLSKVQHLTCTWLVAIGSNLSALWILIANGWMQYPIGAEFNFETMRMELSSFSDVLFNPVAQVKFVHTVAAGYVTGAMFVLSVSSYYLLRKRDIPFARRSFAIASSFGLASILSVIVLGDESGYTVGDIQKVKLAAIEAEWETQEPPASFTLIAFPNQEGKKNSFQIQIPWALGLIATRSLDEEVTGFDRIIPENEQRIRRGIQAYDLLQKLRAGDTSQETRNAFADMQYDLGYGLLLKRYTENITDATEEQIKQAAEHSIPRVAPLFWTFRIMVGAGFIMLFVFTAAFIQSARHRSAGNRAVLYACLWSLPLPWIAAECGWIVAEYGRQPWSIAEVLPTYMSASSITRGEVLGSLTAIIAFYTALAVAEVYLMLRFTRLGPSSLGTGKYHFELSANKPGAQA
- the cydP gene encoding cytochrome oxidase putative small subunit CydP, giving the protein MTLSDRRLLIELGAVLIIKLILITLIKIYFFSPPPERAAPDPARFFPEIRPDIEPDEDAPVPASHSAESGHQDKER
- a CDS encoding alpha/beta hydrolase, yielding MSHKIYRYHNGSQLCWKQALRWLALPVITLVGILLLLPSSVQSAAGYPVDDSFNLHAAFNKARKTYPRISIANVVPDPSTVVQRGVVYRQLGERTLHLDIFRPESAGADARRPAVLLVHGGGWRSGNQTLQEPMAIYLANRGFVTATVEYRLSVEARYPAGVQDVKAALGWLRNHADEYGIDPQRVAILGASSGAQMATLVGVAPGMEVFETAESSGLDRIQAIVNLDGIVSFTTPMALKYENAPHKNPSAAGAWFGGRYQEVPELWRQASPLEYAGVGSPPTLFINSSLPRFHAGRDAYIEKLAAADIPTEVMTHDDSPHPYWLFEPWFTPSAEKVAEFLQRTLK
- a CDS encoding peptidase M42, translated to MQQSEQFIDLLKLLVRSPSVVGAEHSFFRVLQRELEERGAQVTWYEGLLVAQGRRPHSAKFSAHIDRHGLICTGPNEFQYAAFVSGRRSDLLGNSVSEKLMTKIVDRFQGVPVTAYEPWSGSYFGSGEIRRAYVCSYRNNLIFEVAGLEHVVAGTPVAFTDRLKISDGILSAQLDNVLTAAHLVHLYSLGFQGTAFFTAQEESGSSWRYLLEWFRRFNGGTEKLIVVDTSPYPDRTSADAQQVVLRRRDANAEFHRVTTEGLAALCESKGISYSFKDTYIEAQNRKALAEGLEPQSLGSTELGRIAAASSGFVQGTTLQIPTTGYHTMEESASLAANSAFSELLFALASEN